A genomic segment from Microbacterium sp. SORGH_AS_0428 encodes:
- a CDS encoding gamma-glutamylcyclotransferase family protein — translation MSTTATSERLFSYGTLLLPQVQLDVFGRRIDSTKDVLAGYHVQYTEIDDTRVVALSGLATHPVLRRTGNTSDKVTGRVLALTLDELDAADEYEVSLYTRVAVVLQSGRDAWAYVG, via the coding sequence ATGAGCACCACCGCGACGTCCGAGCGACTCTTCTCGTACGGCACGCTCCTTCTCCCCCAGGTGCAGCTCGACGTCTTCGGCCGGCGGATCGATTCGACGAAGGACGTGCTCGCCGGGTACCACGTGCAGTACACAGAAATCGATGACACGCGTGTCGTGGCGCTCTCTGGCCTCGCCACGCACCCTGTCCTGCGCCGCACCGGGAACACGAGCGACAAGGTCACCGGACGCGTGCTGGCGCTGACCCTCGACGAGCTCGACGCCGCCGACGAGTACGAGGTCTCGTTGTACACGCGGGTGGCCGTCGTGCTCCAGAGCGGACGCGATGCCTGGGCGTACGTGGGATAG
- a CDS encoding metal-sensitive transcriptional regulator: MIDDIKKRALHRTSILEGQLRGVTKMIESEEYCMDIITQSRAIQRSLESLNRLLLENHLRTHVAHMFEEGGEDRERAVAELLRAFDFAGK, translated from the coding sequence GTGATCGACGACATCAAGAAGCGCGCCCTGCACCGCACGAGCATCCTGGAAGGGCAGCTGCGCGGGGTGACCAAGATGATCGAGTCCGAGGAGTACTGCATGGACATCATCACGCAATCGCGGGCGATCCAGCGCTCATTGGAGTCGTTGAACCGTCTTCTGCTGGAGAACCACCTGCGCACCCACGTCGCCCACATGTTCGAGGAGGGCGGCGAGGACCGGGAGCGCGCCGTCGCGGAGTTGCTGCGCGCGTTCGACTTCGCCGGAAAGTGA
- a CDS encoding YbaK/EbsC family protein — MTSGLHPRSRLVHDALRSAGIQGEIVVLPDAASTAALAASALGVDVGAIANSLVFWSDGEPLLVMTSGAHRVDTIALAARLGRSSIVRATVEQVRSATGQAIGGVAPTGHPAPVVTVVDEDLAQYDRIWAAGGTPHTVFPLTFAELVALTRGTVVKVDAA, encoded by the coding sequence ATGACGTCAGGTCTTCACCCTCGCAGTCGGCTCGTGCACGATGCTCTACGTTCGGCCGGCATCCAGGGTGAGATCGTGGTGCTGCCCGATGCGGCCTCGACGGCCGCACTTGCCGCATCCGCACTGGGGGTCGATGTCGGCGCGATCGCCAACAGCCTGGTGTTCTGGTCTGACGGAGAGCCTCTGCTGGTCATGACCAGCGGTGCTCATCGTGTCGACACGATCGCTCTCGCGGCGCGACTGGGTCGGTCGTCGATCGTCCGCGCCACGGTGGAGCAGGTCCGCTCTGCGACGGGGCAGGCGATCGGGGGAGTGGCGCCGACCGGCCACCCTGCACCGGTGGTCACCGTCGTCGACGAGGACCTCGCTCAGTACGACCGGATCTGGGCGGCCGGCGGTACGCCGCACACGGTGTTCCCGCTGACCTTCGCTGAGCTGGTGGCTCTCACTCGGGGGACCGTCGTGAAGGTCGACGCCGCCTAA
- a CDS encoding histidine phosphatase family protein has protein sequence MLALVLVRHAKSDWGTAGLSDHERPLNDRGQRDAPLMAAALARTGFRPDRLLSSTALRARTTAESFATALDVPLETMSELYGASVRELWDAAAATGGRSVLIVAHDPGLSELASELAGRDVDMTTCAVATFPIPGDQWPSTPPVVDEWSLHAPR, from the coding sequence ATGCTCGCTCTCGTCCTGGTGCGCCACGCCAAGTCCGACTGGGGCACGGCCGGCCTCAGCGACCACGAACGCCCGCTGAACGACCGCGGTCAACGCGATGCTCCCCTGATGGCCGCAGCCCTGGCGAGAACGGGCTTCCGCCCTGATCGCCTGCTCAGCAGCACGGCCCTGCGCGCCCGCACGACAGCGGAGTCGTTCGCAACGGCTCTCGACGTCCCGCTCGAGACCATGTCCGAGCTGTACGGAGCGAGCGTGCGGGAGCTCTGGGATGCGGCGGCCGCGACAGGAGGACGCAGCGTGCTCATCGTCGCCCACGATCCCGGCCTGAGCGAGCTTGCGTCCGAACTGGCGGGGCGCGATGTGGACATGACGACATGCGCCGTGGCCACGTTTCCCATCCCTGGCGATCAGTGGCCTTCGACACCGCCCGTCGTCGACGAATGGAGCCTGCACGCGCCTCGTTAG
- a CDS encoding aldo/keto reductase: MSAVGRVLLGDGLEVSALGYGGMSLSDVYGPVDDATALATLTHAVDAGLTFVDTANIYGAGRSERTIARLLATRRDEITLATKFGISGGAIGSRGIRGDAAYVREQIDQSLSRLGTDHVDLYYQHRVDPHVPIEETVGAMSELVTAGKVLHIGLSEATADEIRRAHAVHPVAAVQTEWSVVSRDVEKSVVPTAAELGIGFVPYSPLSRAWLTDGFSPAAIGSGDGRPRFPRFSSENLAANAGLRADYLSLAHRRGLTGAQLALGWLFTRAAQFGVTAAPIPGSRFAGHVDEWLPASGLILDAETMSAVEPFAAAISGNRSFDVEWTSQRGDLAS, encoded by the coding sequence ATGAGCGCCGTGGGTCGTGTCCTTCTCGGCGACGGCCTGGAGGTCAGTGCACTCGGCTACGGCGGGATGAGCCTCAGCGACGTGTACGGGCCGGTCGACGACGCGACAGCGCTCGCGACGCTGACGCACGCGGTGGATGCGGGACTCACGTTCGTCGACACCGCCAACATCTACGGCGCGGGCCGCAGTGAGCGCACGATCGCACGGCTGCTCGCCACGCGGCGCGACGAGATCACCCTGGCGACCAAGTTCGGCATCTCGGGCGGCGCGATCGGCTCGCGCGGCATCCGTGGCGACGCCGCCTATGTGCGCGAGCAGATCGATCAGAGCCTCTCCCGGCTCGGCACCGATCACGTCGACCTCTACTACCAGCACCGCGTCGATCCGCACGTTCCCATCGAGGAGACGGTCGGCGCGATGTCGGAGCTCGTGACCGCGGGCAAGGTTCTCCACATCGGGCTGTCGGAGGCGACCGCGGACGAGATCCGCCGCGCTCACGCCGTGCATCCGGTCGCCGCCGTGCAGACCGAGTGGAGTGTCGTCAGCCGCGACGTGGAGAAGTCCGTGGTGCCGACGGCGGCCGAACTCGGGATCGGCTTCGTGCCGTACTCGCCGCTCAGCCGCGCCTGGTTGACGGATGGCTTCTCCCCCGCCGCCATCGGATCCGGTGACGGCCGACCGCGGTTCCCGAGGTTCTCGTCCGAGAACCTCGCCGCCAATGCGGGACTCCGAGCCGATTACCTCTCCCTCGCGCACCGGCGGGGCCTGACGGGTGCGCAGCTCGCGCTCGGCTGGCTGTTCACGCGTGCGGCGCAGTTCGGAGTGACCGCAGCGCCCATCCCCGGCTCCCGCTTCGCGGGGCACGTGGACGAGTGGCTCCCCGCATCCGGGCTCATCCTCGACGCGGAGACCATGTCGGCCGTGGAGCCGTTTGCGGCGGCGATCAGCGGCAATCGCAGTTTCGATGTCGAGTGGACGAGTCAGCGCGGGGATCTGGCCAGCTGA
- a CDS encoding DUF445 family protein, whose product MPRTPTALLSDADRERLRGLRLMKGIALGALIVLAVVFVIAFALQSRYPWLSYVRAAAEGGMVGALADWFAVTALFRRPLGLPIPHTAIIPTRKDEIGRTLGEFVETNFLAAPVIRGKLESFSLSARLGAWLSQPAHAERVASEGATIATNVIEALSDDDVQQLLGDLAREHLVVPEWGPPLGGWLERMVDSGAHHGAVDLAADSMATWLRANRAAFTGLISRRLPSWVPSMVHTLIDEAAYHEAVKFVAAVRADPDHPARHAVDGYLARLADNLQHDPATIGRFEDAKTTVFDSPRVRELAGEAWRTAKNGLTRGLRDPESGLRRRLVETLTDVGRRLEGDETLRARVDGWVTDAAVFVIERYRHDIASVITDTVERWDPEETTEKIELMVGRDLQYIRLNGTIVGSLAGLTIYAIAHAVFGA is encoded by the coding sequence ATGCCCCGCACACCGACAGCACTGCTGAGCGACGCCGATCGAGAGCGGTTGCGCGGGCTGCGGTTGATGAAGGGGATCGCGCTCGGCGCCCTCATCGTGCTCGCTGTCGTCTTCGTGATCGCCTTCGCTCTGCAGAGCCGGTATCCGTGGCTCTCGTACGTGCGTGCGGCGGCGGAGGGCGGAATGGTCGGAGCGCTCGCGGACTGGTTCGCGGTGACCGCGCTGTTCCGGCGGCCGCTCGGGCTTCCCATCCCGCACACCGCGATCATCCCGACCCGCAAGGACGAGATCGGACGCACGCTCGGCGAATTCGTCGAGACGAACTTCCTCGCCGCTCCCGTCATCCGCGGCAAGCTCGAGTCCTTCTCGCTCTCAGCCCGTCTCGGCGCCTGGCTGTCGCAGCCGGCACATGCCGAGCGGGTCGCCTCCGAGGGGGCGACGATCGCCACGAACGTCATCGAGGCGCTCAGTGACGACGACGTCCAGCAGTTGCTGGGCGACCTCGCCCGCGAGCATCTGGTCGTGCCCGAGTGGGGCCCGCCGCTCGGCGGCTGGCTCGAGCGCATGGTCGACTCGGGCGCGCACCACGGCGCGGTGGATCTCGCGGCTGACAGCATGGCCACGTGGCTGCGAGCCAACCGTGCGGCCTTCACGGGCCTCATCTCCCGTCGTCTTCCCTCGTGGGTCCCGTCGATGGTGCACACGCTCATCGACGAAGCCGCGTACCACGAGGCGGTCAAGTTCGTCGCCGCCGTCCGCGCCGATCCGGACCATCCCGCGCGGCACGCGGTGGACGGATACCTCGCGCGCCTCGCGGACAACCTGCAGCACGATCCCGCGACGATCGGACGATTCGAAGACGCCAAGACGACCGTGTTCGACTCACCGCGCGTCCGTGAACTCGCCGGTGAAGCGTGGCGCACGGCCAAGAACGGCCTCACGCGCGGTCTCCGCGACCCGGAGAGCGGACTGCGCAGGCGCTTGGTCGAAACGCTGACGGACGTCGGTCGTCGTCTCGAGGGGGATGAGACCCTGCGCGCCCGCGTCGACGGCTGGGTGACGGATGCGGCGGTGTTCGTCATCGAGCGGTACCGGCACGACATCGCCTCCGTCATCACCGACACCGTGGAGCGCTGGGATCCCGAAGAGACCACCGAGAAGATCGAGCTCATGGTCGGCCGTGATCTGCAGTACATTCGCCTCAACGGCACGATCGTGGGCTCTCTCGCGGGTCTGACGATCTATGCGATCGCGCACGCGGTCTTCGGAGCCTAG